From the Purpureocillium takamizusanense chromosome 6, complete sequence genome, one window contains:
- the FPR3 gene encoding Peptidylprolyl isomerase (COG:O~EggNog:ENOG503NVTP), with the protein MSAVPGPVYGLEVPPGEILIPASMEFPASFRITMAALDPTEEPEADDEGNVPNVPRSTLRLVKRAFPGLDEDEDDEIDDEYMRALLAGSDDEDDEDNEDEPNGGPSDPAKAKKQKQAAAIKKLLEAAAQEEEDEDEDEDMEDAKPNGVKSKGKGKAPAEEEDDDDEDEDDEEDSDDDSEGGDLENFVVCTLDTEKNYQQPLDITVNHGEKVFFVVTGTHTVYLTGNYVMDDDEYDSDSDEDDYDFDPEELEYAMDEDASDDESDELDGLEDPRITEVDSEDEVPKLVEAKKGKNKRTAEEAESLDDLIAKDDSKLSKKQQKKLKNNKGEAVAAEESKKDKKVQFAKNLEQGPTGSTEKAKQAGKATVGVKVVQGVTIDDRTIGNGRTVKNGDTVGVRYIGKLANGQQFDANKKGKPFSFKVGKGQVIKGWDIGVVGMAIGGERRLTIPANLGYGSRGMPGIPANSQLTFDVKLLEIK; encoded by the exons ATGTCTGCCGTTCCTGGTCCCGTCTACGGGCTCGAGGTCCCGCCTGGCGAGATCTTGATCCCCGCCTCCATGGAGTTCCCTGCGTCG TTCCGCATTACCATGGCTGCCCTGGACCCTACTGAGGAGCCTGaggccgatgatgagggcAACGTCCCCAACGTCCCTCGCTCCACTCTGCGTCTGGTCAAGCGTGCCTTccccggccttgacgaggacgaggacgatgagatcgacgacgagtacaTGCGTGCCCTGCTTGCCGGCtcggatgacgaggacgatgaggacaaCGAGGATGAGCCCAACGGTGGCCCCAGCGACCctgccaaggccaagaagcagaagcaggcTGCGGCCATCAagaagctcctcgaggccgctgcccaggaggaagaggacgaggacgaggatgaggacaTGGAGGACGCCAAGCCCAACGGCGTCAagagcaagggcaagggcaaggctcctgccgaggaggaggacgacgacgatgaagacgaggacgacgaggaggactccgacgacgacagcgagggcggcgacctggaGAACTTTGTCGTCTGCACTCTCGACACCGAGAAG AACTACCAGCAGCCCCTTGACATCACTGTCAACCATGGCGAGAAGGTCTTCTTTGTCGTCACTGGTACCCACACCGTCTATCTCACGGGCAACTACGTCATGGACGATGACGAGtacgacagcgacagcgacgaggacgactaCGACTTTGAccccgaggagctcgagtacgccatggacgaggacgccagtgacgacgagtcggacgagctcgacggcctcgaggaccccCGCATCACCGAGGTCGACtcggaggacgaggtgcctaagctggtcgaggccaagaagggcaagaacaagcgcaccgccgaggaggctgaGAGCCTTGACGACCTGATCGCCAAGGACGACTCCAAGCTCTccaagaagcagcagaagaagctcaagaaCAACAAGGGTGaggccgttgccgccgaggagagcaagaaggacaagaaggtcCAGTTCGCCAAGAACCTCGAGCAGGGCCCTACTGGCTCCACCGAGAAGGCCAAGCAGGCTGGCAAGGCCACcgtcggcgtcaaggtcGTCCAGGGCGTTACCATTGATGACCGCACCATTGGCAACGGTCGCACCGTCAAGAACGGCGACACTGTCGGAGTTCGTTACATTGGCAAGCTGGCCAACGGTCAGCAGTTTGATG CCAACAAAAAGGGCAAGCCTTTCTCCTTCAAGgtcggcaagggccaggTCATCAAGGGCTGGGAcattggcgtcgtcggcatggcCATCGGTGGCGAGCGTCGCCTGACCATTCCTGCGAACCTGGGCTATGGCTCTCGTGGCATGCCCGGCATCCCGGCCAACAGCCAGCTGACATTTGACGTCAAGCTGCTGGAGATCAAGTAA
- a CDS encoding uncharacterized protein (COG:S~EggNog:ENOG503P361) — translation MSNKTIRIGVFIPYGAQTLDTACVDVLGVMSREYLSAIPQLPAHVSALAPHVSVSYITTPTQGVDIPLTSGMTIRATHSYGDAAVAPGELDVVLVPGPDPSLPLDDDEGALAWLRGQAGAEGVDVLSVCTGLFLCGAAGIADGRRASGPRGLQWMLKERFPGVELVGDEYRWVRDGNFWSSGGVTNGNDLMAAYARASQRWPQPVVEIGLQLTEVEDRGQFYGKGKGTFMAGFAWQLLRAWIASLLFSSPGSSPSPLPHSSSSSSSSSSPASSSQSHKSSRTGANREKGLKAS, via the exons ATGTCCAACAAGACGATCCGCATCGGCGTCTTCATCCCGTACGGCGCGCAGACGCTCGACACGGCGTGCGTCGATGTGCTAGGCGTCATGTCGCGGGAGTACCTATCCGCAATCCCGCAGCTGCCGGCCCACGTCtccgcgctggcgccgcaCGTATCGGTATCGTACATCACGACGCCTACGCAAGGGGTTGACATCCCCCTAACGTCAGGCATGACGATCCGGGCGACTCACTCGTACGGggacgcggcggtggcgccgggcgagctcgacgtggtGCTCGTCCCGGGGCCGGACCCGTCGCTGcccctggacgacgacgagggcgcgctggcgtggctgcgcgggcaggcgggcgccgagggcgtggacGTGCTGTCGGTGTGCACGGGGCTGTTCTtgtgcggcgcggcgggcatcgcggacgggaggcgggcgagtgGGCCGAGGGGGTTGCAGTGGATGTTGAAGGAGAGGTTTCCTGGGGTTGAGCTCGTGGGGGATGAGTATCGGTGGGTGAGGGACGGGAACTTTTGGTCGAGCG GCGGCGTGACCAACGGCAACGACCTCATGGCGGCGTacgcgcgggcgagccagCGCTGGCCGCAGCCCGTGGTCGAGATCGGCCTGCAGCTGACCGAGGTGGAGGACCGGGGGCAGTTCTACGGGAAGGGCAAGGGTACGTTCATGGCGGGGTTTGCgtggcagctgctgcgggccTGGATCGCGAGTCTGCTGTTTTCTTCCCCGGGctcgtccccctccccattgCCCCattcttcttcgtcgtcgtcgtcgtcgtcgtcgccggcatcgtcatcacagTCGCACAAGTCGTCTCGCACGGGGGCTAATCGCGAGAAGGGCCTCAAGGCGAGCTAG